CCGGAACCGCACAACGGAGTCCGGTTCGATCTCGAACCGCGAGTTATCGGAGAGCACGTCCACGACCGCGAGGCTGTCATCACCCACGGTGCGAAGGGTGAACCCCGCGGGAAGGTCGCCGCCCTCCTCTGTGGGAATCGCATCACCCGCGGGGTTGAGCACCTCGACGAACCCCGCCTTCCGCGACAGCTTGGCGAACGCCCGTGTCTCGGGAACTGCCGCTTCGTCGCGCTTGGGCTGAACAACTTCCGCGGGTTTGGTGCCCAACCACACAACGAGCACGATCGTGGCCGCACACGCGGTCAGCGCAACCACTCCGGCCCACCTCCGGCGCTGCGGACGCGATTCAGCCCGCGGCACCGGCGCGAGTTCCGAACGCGCGGCCCATGTGGGTGGCGCTCGGTCGGCGATTTCGGCCAGCACCGCGTCGGTTGTGCGCTCGGTCTGGAATTCTTGTACTCGCGCGAGCGTCGCTTCGGAGAGATCGAAGCCCGTGCGGAGCCCGCGGAGTTCCGCTTCGAGTTCAAGCAGCGCGAGGTGTTCCGCTTCCGCGTCGGGATCGGTCGCGATGAGGGCGTCGAGTTCCGCACCCTCGGCGTCGCTGAGAGTGTGGTCGAGCAGGCGCAGGGTGAGTTCGGTGATGCGAGTCATGCGTCGGTTAGCTTATTTTGGATGCACGCGCGGAGCCGGAACCGAATGCGGGAAATCATTCGCTGCACGGCTTCGGGCGTCTGCCCCTGCTCCTCGGCGATGGCCTCGAAGGAAAGGCCCTTCTCGTACCGCAAGTTCACGAGTACAGCGTCACGCGGCGGGAGCTGATCCCGGCACCCGCGGAGGGCCTCGACGAAGTTCTCAGAATCGTCGTTCGCCGAACCGGATTCGGCCCGGAGGCGCTCCGCGAGCCGCTCGCGGTACACGGCCAACCGCCGGTCCTCGCGCCCCGCGGCCCGGAGCTCTTTCCGCAAGCGGTTACGTGCGACGGTCCGCACCCACGCGCCGAAGTCCGTACCGGGAGCGTACTGGTCCAGGTGAAAGTAAGCGTCCACGAACACTTGTTGCACGAGATTTTCGGTCGCGTCGCGGTCGCGGAGCACGGCCGCGGCGATGCGCCACACGCTTTCCTGGTACAGGCGCACGAGCCCGGCGAACGCCGGGGTGTCACCGGCGAGCACGTCTGCCACAATCCGGTCGGCTTCCAGTGTCGCCGGTCCGGTCTGTTCCGAGTCGTGTTCCACAATCACCAAGAAGAACCCCGCTGACGGGCGCGCCCAGACACACGAAATTGCGTTCGCGCTGTGATTTTGCGCCCCCCAGCAACCTGCGAACAATCAACTCGTTCGCCAAAATGACCCGAATTCGGTGCCGCGTCGATTCGCGCGAAGCCGTCCGGCGCGGATTTAACCCCGCATTTGGTCCAAAATCAGCACTTTTCGCCGGCAAACGGGCCGGGCCGGTCGCGATTGACCCGGCCGCGCACTTCCCCTATAACCCCGCGTCGCCCCTACCCCGAGCCGGCGGGTTTCGTTCACTATGGCCCCGCTCCTCACAACTGTTTGCGGCCCCGCCCACCAGCCGACCGAGGCGTGGGACCACGCGCCCCCCGTGCGCACCTGCACGGTCACGCTCGTCGTGCCGACTCTCAACGAGATCGACGGCATGAGGGCGATCATGCCGCTCATCCGCCCCGAATGGGTGGATCAGATCATTATTCTGGACGGCGGGTCCACCGACGGCACGGTCGAGTGGGCGCGGGCCAACGGCTACGAGGTCCACGTCCAGAGTGAACCCGGTATCCGCCAGGCGTACATGGAAGTGCTCCCGAAGGTGCGCGGGGACGTGATCGTCACCTTCAGCCCGGACGGGAACAGTATCCCCGACCTGCTCGTCGACCTCGTCACCAAGATCGACGAGGGGTACGACATGGTGATCGTGTCGCGCTACAAGCCCCCCGCGAAGAGCACGGACGACGACTGGGTGACCGCGTTCGGGAACTGGCTGTTCACGCGCACGGTGAACCTGCTCCACGGCGGCCGGTACACCGACGCGATGGTGATTTACCGGGCGTACCGCACCCGCCTCGTCCGCGAACTGGAACTCGACCAGGACCGGTGGTACCAAACGCCCGAGCGCCTGTTCGGGTGCCGCATCAGTTGGGAGCCGCTGCTCTCCGTGCGCGCGGCCCGCCGGCGCCTCAAAGTGGCAGAGATTGCGGGTGACGAACCCCCTCGGATCGGTGGCGAACGCAAACTCCGAGTGATCCGGTGGGGCGCATCGTACTACTTCCAGTTCCTCCGGGACTTCTTCCTCTGGCGCTGAGCGCCGAAATCACCTATTGAGGCGCGCCACGGATGATTCGCCGACTCGCGGAATGGACCCGAACCCCGATCGGTCGGCGGACCGTCACGGATCTTTTGGTTCTCGCCGGCGTGTTCGGGTTCGTGATGATGGCCCACGCGCCCTCGCTCAAGCACCCGCCCCGCGCGGACCAGTGGTGCTACCTCGTCGATGCGATGAACGACCACTCGTTCTTCGACGCCCTGCGCCACACGTACTCCTATAATCGCACGCGGCAGATGATGCCGGGCGACACCGACTTGTTCCGGCCGATCCTGTTCGCTCTACT
The Gemmata palustris DNA segment above includes these coding regions:
- a CDS encoding sigma-70 family RNA polymerase sigma factor — protein: MIVEHDSEQTGPATLEADRIVADVLAGDTPAFAGLVRLYQESVWRIAAAVLRDRDATENLVQQVFVDAYFHLDQYAPGTDFGAWVRTVARNRLRKELRAAGREDRRLAVYRERLAERLRAESGSANDDSENFVEALRGCRDQLPPRDAVLVNLRYEKGLSFEAIAEEQGQTPEAVQRMISRIRFRLRACIQNKLTDA
- a CDS encoding glycosyltransferase family 2 protein, whose amino-acid sequence is MAPLLTTVCGPAHQPTEAWDHAPPVRTCTVTLVVPTLNEIDGMRAIMPLIRPEWVDQIIILDGGSTDGTVEWARANGYEVHVQSEPGIRQAYMEVLPKVRGDVIVTFSPDGNSIPDLLVDLVTKIDEGYDMVIVSRYKPPAKSTDDDWVTAFGNWLFTRTVNLLHGGRYTDAMVIYRAYRTRLVRELELDQDRWYQTPERLFGCRISWEPLLSVRAARRRLKVAEIAGDEPPRIGGERKLRVIRWGASYYFQFLRDFFLWR